One stretch of Francisella sp. LA112445 DNA includes these proteins:
- the minC gene encoding septum site-determining protein MinC, producing MKQAFHFKGGNYTISAININVTEFTQIESLLNSKVSQSESFFHNTPFAIDVRDIDKDEKCTINFLEDVIETFKANGMIPVGFVVNNKELKSQLAKAGYNILKNGRSNKEALNSEEAYTSAKIITTHVRTGQSINARDCDVIITANVNNGAEVIADGSIIVYGRIGGRVIAGSSGNKDARIICKDLKAELVSIAGKYVTLNNETIVDDKDTDGYIVYLQDDKIHIEGF from the coding sequence ATGAAGCAAGCTTTTCATTTCAAAGGTGGTAACTATACAATCAGTGCCATTAATATTAATGTTACTGAATTTACTCAGATTGAAAGTTTATTAAACTCTAAGGTTTCTCAGTCTGAATCTTTCTTCCATAACACCCCTTTTGCTATAGATGTTAGAGATATAGATAAAGATGAAAAGTGCACAATAAACTTCTTAGAAGATGTCATTGAAACTTTTAAAGCTAATGGAATGATTCCTGTTGGTTTTGTAGTCAACAATAAAGAATTAAAATCTCAACTTGCAAAAGCTGGATACAATATTCTTAAAAATGGCAGATCTAATAAAGAAGCTCTAAATAGTGAAGAAGCTTATACATCAGCTAAAATAATTACTACGCACGTCCGCACAGGTCAATCTATCAACGCTCGAGATTGTGATGTAATAATAACAGCAAATGTCAATAATGGGGCTGAAGTTATTGCAGATGGTAGTATTATTGTATACGGTAGAATAGGTGGTAGAGTTATTGCAGGAAGCTCAGGAAACAAAGATGCTAGAATAATCTGCAAAGATCTAAAAGCAGAGCTTGTTTCAATTGCAGGTAAATACGTTACCCTAAACAATGAAACAATTGTTGATGATAAAGATACTGATGGCTATATAGTTTATCTACAAGATGATAAAATACATATTGAAGGTTTTTAA
- the rpmG gene encoding 50S ribosomal protein L33, whose product MREKIRLVSSAKTGHFYTTTKNKREMPNKMEIKKFDPVVRKHVMYKEAKIK is encoded by the coding sequence ATGAGAGAAAAAATAAGATTAGTTTCTTCTGCTAAGACAGGACACTTTTATACGACTACTAAAAACAAAAGAGAAATGCCAAACAAAATGGAAATCAAAAAGTTTGATCCAGTAGTTCGTAAGCACGTAATGTACAAAGAAGCTAAAATAAAATAA
- a CDS encoding lipoprotein has protein sequence MKKLLLLTFTTASIIGLSSCGQTGPLYLPKDEKSASSGSTMTLSSGSSTQQDNSTSQNNTSAQSAQSAQSAQSAQSAQSAQSAQSAQSAQSAQSAQSAQSAQSAQSAQSAQSAQSAQSAQSAQSAQSAQSAQSSYNNISNDQKQPNNANLNPQNQLSNSTPQNASQQQTITKNYILTKQTPSDKLSSASTVTNIPQTTQTNTQQNDLSSGSVTKVDNDPTPPLKDFNPSISQLINSGDNFAFDNNIQESSQAGGTPT, from the coding sequence ATGAAAAAACTACTATTATTAACCTTCACTACAGCTAGCATCATAGGCTTATCATCATGTGGTCAAACAGGACCTTTATACTTACCAAAAGATGAGAAAAGCGCTTCTTCTGGGTCAACAATGACGTTAAGCTCTGGATCTAGTACTCAACAAGATAATTCTACTAGTCAAAACAACACATCGGCTCAAAGTGCTCAAAGTGCTCAAAGTGCTCAAAGTGCTCAAAGTGCTCAAAGTGCTCAAAGTGCTCAAAGTGCTCAAAGTGCTCAAAGTGCTCAAAGTGCTCAAAGTGCTCAAAGTGCTCAAAGTGCTCAAAGTGCTCAAAGTGCTCAAAGTGCTCAAAGTGCTCAAAGTGCTCAAAGTGCTCAAAGTGCTCAAAGTGCTCAAAGTGCTCAAAGCAGCTACAATAATATATCAAATGATCAAAAGCAACCTAATAATGCTAATTTAAACCCTCAGAATCAATTATCTAATTCTACGCCACAAAATGCTTCTCAACAACAAACTATTACCAAAAACTACATCCTAACGAAACAAACACCTAGTGATAAACTATCATCAGCTAGTACAGTAACAAACATTCCTCAAACCACTCAAACAAACACTCAACAAAACGACCTATCTAGTGGCTCAGTAACAAAAGTTGATAATGACCCAACACCTCCATTAAAAGATTTCAATCCGAGTATTAGTCAGCTAATAAACTCCGGAGATAACTTTGCTTTTGATAACAATATTCAGGAATCTTCCCAAGCCGGTGGTACTCCAACTTAA
- the rpmB gene encoding 50S ribosomal protein L28: MSKVCIVTGKRPATGNNVSHAQNKTRRRFLPNLHTHRFWVESENRYVKLKVSSKGMRIIDKKGIDTVLEDLRSQGHKI, encoded by the coding sequence ATGTCTAAAGTTTGTATAGTTACAGGTAAAAGACCTGCTACTGGTAATAATGTATCACATGCTCAAAACAAAACTAGAAGAAGGTTTTTACCTAATCTTCACACTCATAGATTTTGGGTAGAAAGTGAAAACAGATATGTAAAACTAAAAGTTAGTTCTAAAGGTATGAGAATTATTGATAAAAAAGGTATCGATACTGTTCTTGAAGACCTTAGATCTCAAGGCCACAAAATTTAA
- a CDS encoding ATP-dependent DNA helicase RecG produces MEFVDFTGVGEATIKALAKYNLHTPEDLLTIFPKEYKDTRYITPIRNLISDKKSLIEGRVSNISYKKFGKKFLRFTVSDESGICTVVLFKFYPNQIAMLERAQYVRCYGKAELSLNPQMVHPEWAVVNNGKSLLEQKLSAVYRIKKVSDKLIAKIISKILYEKKVVNILPQEYLKQFGLMSFVDALYYVHALTNSVDDKYLFKARQSIKFEEMLSYKLAEESIKKDMTKPMSAKLSLSLSDKQSFLEKFPYNLTSAQSRAIDEIMTDIGQKTTMIRLLQGDVGAGKTIVAAMALYATVKSGYQAAIMAPTEILAEQHFSFLSDYFSDFGVEVVPLLGKLTAKQTRESLEKIKTLKDCVVVGTHAIFQDRVEYCNLGLVVVDEQHRFGVEQRLALINKASTNGNNLAPHQLIISATPIPRTLAMTLYGNLKLSILDELPSNRKPIVTTVLNRAKKKSLITKLKDAVSRGEQIYWVCPLVEESEDLDFLQDVKTLHKELSDYLGQERVGLVYGSMKSKEKLQEMNAFKAAKYDVLVATTVIEVGVDVPNASIMIIDNAERLGISQLHQLRGRVGRGAKESFCVLLYSDRISEVGKKRLSLVRESQDGFYLAEKDLEIRGAGDILGKEQSGVSTFKTFDINEYYDNYEKVAQLAETVVHNNPSVAKKLVNKWFNKRVNYVDV; encoded by the coding sequence ATGGAATTTGTTGATTTTACCGGAGTTGGTGAGGCAACTATAAAAGCATTAGCTAAATATAACCTGCATACGCCAGAGGATTTACTGACTATTTTCCCAAAGGAGTATAAGGATACTCGCTATATAACTCCAATAAGAAATCTGATAAGTGATAAGAAAAGCTTAATTGAAGGTAGAGTTAGTAATATAAGTTATAAAAAGTTTGGTAAGAAGTTTTTACGTTTTACAGTAAGTGATGAGAGCGGTATTTGTACTGTTGTGCTTTTTAAGTTTTATCCTAATCAAATAGCTATGCTAGAAAGAGCTCAGTACGTCAGATGCTATGGTAAAGCTGAGTTATCTTTGAATCCACAGATGGTACATCCGGAGTGGGCAGTAGTAAATAATGGTAAGAGTTTATTAGAACAGAAGTTATCTGCAGTTTATAGAATTAAAAAAGTTTCTGATAAGCTCATAGCAAAGATAATATCCAAAATCTTATATGAGAAGAAAGTTGTCAATATACTGCCTCAAGAGTATTTAAAGCAGTTTGGTTTGATGAGTTTTGTAGATGCTCTTTATTATGTTCATGCGTTAACAAATTCTGTTGATGATAAATACTTATTCAAAGCAAGGCAATCTATTAAGTTTGAAGAGATGTTGTCCTATAAACTAGCAGAAGAAAGTATCAAAAAAGATATGACCAAACCAATGTCTGCAAAACTTTCTTTAAGTCTAAGTGATAAGCAAAGCTTTCTTGAAAAGTTTCCTTATAATCTTACAAGTGCACAGTCTAGAGCAATTGATGAGATTATGACTGATATTGGTCAAAAAACTACCATGATAAGACTTCTTCAAGGAGATGTCGGAGCTGGAAAGACTATTGTAGCTGCTATGGCGCTATATGCAACTGTAAAATCAGGATACCAGGCAGCAATAATGGCACCAACAGAGATCTTAGCTGAACAGCATTTTAGCTTTTTATCAGATTATTTTTCTGATTTTGGTGTTGAAGTTGTACCATTGCTTGGTAAATTGACAGCAAAACAAACTAGAGAAAGCCTTGAAAAGATAAAAACTCTCAAAGATTGCGTGGTTGTTGGTACTCATGCGATTTTTCAAGATAGAGTGGAGTATTGTAACTTAGGCTTGGTTGTGGTTGATGAGCAACATAGGTTTGGTGTCGAACAACGTTTAGCTTTAATAAATAAAGCCTCTACTAATGGAAATAATTTAGCTCCCCATCAGCTTATAATCTCAGCTACTCCGATCCCTAGGACATTAGCCATGACACTATATGGTAATTTGAAGTTATCCATACTCGATGAGCTACCCTCTAATCGTAAGCCAATTGTAACAACTGTTTTAAATCGTGCAAAAAAGAAAAGTCTAATTACAAAGCTTAAAGATGCAGTATCTAGAGGTGAGCAAATTTATTGGGTTTGTCCACTTGTTGAGGAGTCTGAAGATCTTGACTTTTTACAAGATGTTAAAACTTTACATAAAGAACTATCAGATTATTTAGGGCAAGAAAGAGTTGGTCTTGTGTATGGTAGTATGAAATCTAAGGAAAAGCTTCAAGAAATGAATGCTTTTAAAGCAGCAAAATATGATGTACTTGTGGCGACAACAGTTATAGAGGTAGGTGTCGATGTTCCAAATGCTAGTATTATGATAATCGATAATGCAGAGAGGTTAGGAATATCTCAACTTCATCAGCTAAGAGGGCGAGTTGGTAGAGGAGCAAAAGAGAGCTTTTGTGTACTTTTATATAGTGATAGAATTAGTGAGGTTGGTAAAAAAAGATTATCATTAGTTAGAGAGTCTCAAGATGGCTTTTATCTTGCAGAGAAGGATTTGGAAATTCGTGGTGCTGGAGATATATTGGGAAAAGAGCAGTCTGGAGTTTCAACATTTAAGACTTTTGATATAAATGAATATTATGATAATTATGAAAAAGTTGCTCAACTAGCAGAGACAGTTGTTCATAATAATCCTAGTGTTGCAAAAAAACTAGTAAATAAATGGTTTAATAAAAGAGTTAATTATGTGGATGTGTAA